A window of the Mesorhizobium opportunistum WSM2075 genome harbors these coding sequences:
- the rplC gene encoding 50S ribosomal protein L3: protein MRSGVIAKKVGMTRIYNDAGEHVPVTVLQMENCQVVAQRTQEKNGYTAVQLGVGLAKVKNTSKALRGHFATASVEPKAKVAEFRVSADNMIDVGAEITVEHFVAGQKVDVTGTTIGKGFQGVIKRHHMGGGRATHGNSVSHRTHGSTGQRQDPGKVFKGKHMAGHMGDTRVTTQNVEIVSTDADRGLILIRGAVPGSKGAWILVRDAAKVALPANAPKPAAIRAVAKNEAPATEGAE, encoded by the coding sequence ATGCGTTCAGGTGTGATTGCAAAGAAGGTGGGAATGACCCGCATCTACAACGATGCCGGGGAACATGTTCCCGTCACCGTTCTCCAGATGGAGAACTGCCAGGTCGTGGCGCAGCGCACGCAGGAGAAGAATGGCTACACCGCCGTTCAGCTCGGCGTTGGCCTCGCCAAGGTGAAGAACACGTCGAAGGCGCTGCGCGGCCATTTCGCGACCGCTTCCGTCGAGCCGAAGGCTAAGGTCGCCGAGTTCCGCGTCTCCGCCGACAACATGATCGATGTTGGCGCCGAGATCACCGTCGAGCACTTCGTCGCCGGCCAGAAGGTCGATGTGACGGGCACGACGATCGGCAAGGGTTTCCAGGGCGTCATCAAGCGTCACCACATGGGTGGTGGCCGCGCGACGCACGGTAACTCGGTTTCGCACCGTACGCACGGTTCGACCGGCCAGCGTCAGGACCCGGGCAAAGTGTTCAAGGGCAAGCATATGGCTGGCCACATGGGCGACACCCGCGTCACCACGCAGAATGTCGAGATCGTCTCGACCGACGCCGATCGCGGCCTGATCCTGATCCGCGGTGCGGTTCCCGGATCGAAGGGCGCATGGATCCTGGTCCGCGACGCGGCCAAGGTGGCGCTGCCGGCCAATGCGCCGAAGCCCGCCGCGATCCGTGCCGTTGCTAAGAACGAGGCTCCGGCCACAGAGGGAGCGGAATAA